From Candidatus Cloacimonadota bacterium, the proteins below share one genomic window:
- a CDS encoding YjbQ family protein: SSIIGCSESVIIENGSLVLGTWQAIFFCEFDGPRSRKVIVKMI; encoded by the coding sequence AATCCAGTATTATTGGTTGTTCTGAATCCGTAATAATTGAGAATGGTTCTCTTGTTTTAGGAACATGGCAGGCGATTTTCTTTTGCGAATTTGATGGACCAAGGAGTAGAAAGGTAATTGTAAAAATGATTTGA
- the sppA gene encoding signal peptide peptidase SppA, producing the protein MKKIIALFLILIPFSLFANGIDYSPFSVATTDNFLATKVSPAALGFGNAGGLGYAQYFEEGKFQKKYSLFLNMKHLGYCYENMRDTLNIHTLANGFNCGIKNMYLGWDYAWENSKFKKGDLRLSLLYRPFDFLSLGAVGSKLTNDDRNGKIGFALRPISIKNKFWNRLSLSCDIQYANKEWRKPILGLETELFNGIQLGGSYNIDEETFSANFSINFYKFKFGTSFTPNDDAHGLSYANISNKNFRTFLKKEEPNQFYNYKLKGTILEQKPKQKIGPFQIVTTKGHTIAEILKTIKELKENNKIKGIVFKSGNIKGGIAKYEEIKDALLNFKSAGKKIVCYFENIGNMNYALSAAVGDKIYLNPSGMVGLSGFSIPMPYLKELLDTLGIRVINFRSHQYKTAGNMLSESEMTEAEREMLEYYLNGIYEEMVSMIAQGRGISKEKVKELIDDGPYFVAKDALNAGLIDDIIYEDELEDKIKDEFDNAKIVKKYKRDMFRYDWSDEYKSKIAIIYATGFIHSGKGQHGKSIGSETMAKAIKSAREDKSIKGIIFRIDSGGGSALASDIICREIALCDSGKTAKPVVVSMSDVAGSGGYYIACKADKIVAEPSTVTGSIGVIGMSVNLERLYEKIHINIETVKKGKHADLGATSRKMTEEETEMINNAIESFYWDFVDKVAEGRGMTREEIHEIAQGRIWTGRQAKERGLVDELGGMDKGIIMLKKLAKIDKDVEVVLYPKAKPGFTISLDADLPGMKTEVLPEEIKNTIKVIEDIGFYADEEILYLMPYRFPDEVK; encoded by the coding sequence ATGAAAAAAATCATCGCTTTATTTCTAATCTTAATACCATTTAGTTTATTTGCAAATGGTATTGACTATTCACCATTTTCTGTTGCAACCACAGACAACTTTCTTGCAACAAAAGTAAGTCCAGCCGCTCTTGGATTTGGAAATGCCGGTGGCTTGGGTTATGCTCAATATTTTGAAGAAGGAAAATTTCAAAAAAAATACTCTCTATTCCTTAACATGAAACATCTTGGATATTGCTATGAAAATATGCGAGATACACTTAATATTCATACTCTTGCAAACGGTTTTAACTGTGGAATAAAAAATATGTATTTAGGCTGGGATTATGCCTGGGAAAATAGTAAATTCAAAAAAGGAGATTTGAGATTATCTCTGTTGTATAGACCATTTGATTTTTTGTCTTTGGGTGCTGTAGGAAGCAAGTTAACAAATGATGACAGAAATGGCAAAATAGGTTTTGCTCTCCGACCAATCTCTATTAAAAACAAATTCTGGAATAGACTGTCCTTAAGCTGTGATATCCAATATGCAAATAAGGAATGGAGAAAACCAATTTTGGGCTTAGAAACTGAACTTTTTAATGGCATTCAACTTGGTGGTTCTTACAATATTGATGAAGAAACCTTCTCAGCGAATTTCAGCATAAACTTTTACAAATTCAAATTTGGTACAAGTTTTACCCCCAATGATGATGCTCACGGTTTGAGTTATGCCAATATTTCAAATAAGAATTTCAGAACTTTCCTGAAAAAGGAAGAACCAAACCAATTTTACAACTACAAACTAAAAGGCACAATTCTTGAACAAAAGCCAAAGCAAAAAATTGGACCGTTTCAAATAGTAACCACAAAAGGGCATACAATTGCTGAAATTCTTAAAACAATTAAAGAACTCAAAGAAAATAACAAAATCAAAGGGATAGTTTTCAAATCAGGTAATATTAAGGGTGGCATAGCAAAATATGAAGAGATAAAAGATGCTCTTCTAAATTTCAAATCTGCTGGCAAAAAGATTGTCTGTTACTTTGAAAATATTGGAAATATGAATTATGCTCTGTCTGCGGCAGTCGGTGATAAAATTTATCTCAATCCATCTGGAATGGTCGGACTTTCTGGTTTCTCTATACCTATGCCTTATCTCAAAGAACTTTTAGATACCCTGGGCATACGAGTAATAAATTTTAGAAGTCATCAGTATAAAACTGCAGGAAATATGCTGTCTGAAAGCGAGATGACAGAAGCGGAAAGGGAAATGCTTGAATATTACCTTAATGGAATCTATGAAGAAATGGTTTCTATGATTGCACAAGGAAGAGGAATATCTAAAGAAAAAGTGAAAGAATTAATTGATGATGGACCGTATTTTGTTGCAAAAGATGCCTTAAATGCAGGCTTGATAGATGACATCATATACGAAGATGAACTTGAGGATAAAATAAAAGATGAATTTGATAATGCAAAAATTGTTAAAAAATACAAAAGGGATATGTTCAGATATGATTGGAGTGATGAATATAAATCCAAAATTGCTATTATTTATGCTACAGGATTTATTCATTCAGGAAAAGGACAGCACGGTAAATCAATCGGTTCTGAGACGATGGCAAAAGCAATCAAATCAGCCAGAGAAGATAAGTCAATAAAAGGCATTATCTTTAGAATAGACAGCGGAGGTGGCTCTGCACTCGCTTCAGATATTATATGCCGAGAAATCGCTCTTTGTGATAGTGGCAAAACTGCAAAGCCTGTTGTTGTGTCAATGTCTGATGTGGCTGGTTCCGGAGGATATTATATCGCATGTAAAGCAGATAAAATCGTAGCAGAACCAAGCACTGTTACAGGGTCTATTGGAGTAATAGGAATGTCAGTTAATCTGGAAAGACTATATGAAAAAATTCATATCAACATAGAAACAGTAAAGAAGGGTAAGCATGCTGACCTCGGTGCTACAAGCAGAAAGATGACTGAAGAAGAGACGGAAATGATTAACAACGCAATTGAAAGTTTCTATTGGGATTTTGTAGATAAAGTGGCTGAGGGACGGGGAATGACGAGAGAAGAGATTCACGAAATTGCTCAAGGTAGAATCTGGACTGGAAGGCAAGCAAAGGAAAGAGGTTTGGTGGATGAATTAGGTGGAATGGATAAGGGTATTATTATGCTGAAAAAGTTGGCAAAAATTGATAAAGATGTTGAAGTTGTCCTCTATCCAAAAGCGAAACCAGGCTTTACAATTTCACTTGATGCTGATTTGCCCGGGATGAAAACTGAGGTTTTACCAGAAGAGATTAAAAATACAATTAAAGTAATTGAAGACATAGGTTTTTATGCCGATGAAGAAATTCTGTATCTGATGCCTTATAGATTTCCGGATGAGGTGAAATAA